From a single Vitis vinifera cultivar Pinot Noir 40024 chromosome 18, ASM3070453v1 genomic region:
- the LOC100256416 gene encoding glycine-rich RNA-binding protein RZ1A isoform X5: MSEHEEYRCFIGGLSWSTSDRSLKEAFEKFGHLVEAKVVVDKFSGRSRGFGFVSFDDKQAMEDAIKEMHGMDLDGRSITVDKAQPNQGSGRDRDGDRDRDRGRDRYNDRDRNRDYGGGRGSNGGECFKCGKPGHFARECPSSEGARGGRYGGRDDKYGGGGGGGSGGRYGPDRNGDRYGGRSKDAGSRGGSGNDRYSRDRSGPYERR, encoded by the exons ATGTCGGAACATGAAGAGTACCGTTGTTTTATTGGCGGCCTTTCATGGTCAACATCTGATAGAAGTTTGAAAGAAGCATTTGAAAAATTTGGCCATCTCGTTGAGGCGAAG GTTGTTGTGGACAAGTTTTCTGGTCGCTCTCGTGGATTTGGCTTTGTTTCTTTTGATGACAAGCAAGCAATGGAAGATGCCATTAAGGAAATGCATGGCATGGATCTAGATGGACGATCTATCACTGTGGATAAAGCCCAGCCAAACCAAGGCTCTGGAAGAGATCGGGATGGGGATAGGGACCGGGACCGTGGTCGTGATCGTTACAATGATCGGGATCGTAACCGTGATTATGGAGGTGGACGGGGATCTAACGGTGGGGAGTGTTTTAAATGTGGAAAACCTGGACATTTTGCTAGGGAGTGTCCATCAAGTGAAGGTGCTAGAGGTGGTAGATATGGTGGAAGGGATGATAAATATGGTGGTGGGGGTGGCGGTGGCAGTGGCGGCCGTTATGGTCCTGATCGTAATGGGGATCGCTATGGTGGACGCAGCAAGGATGCTGGTAGTCGTGGAGGGTCTGGGAATGATAGATACAGCCGTGACCGTTCTGGTCCATATGAGCGCCGTTGA
- the LOC100251262 gene encoding U-box domain-containing protein 27, which translates to MVRNDLFINIPSFFKCPISLDVMKSPVSLCTGVTYDRSSIQTWLDNGNNTCPATMQILPSKDFVPNHTLQRLIQVWAQSSAVPSPVVSSRQVGAWVADIENRRFGALPKILDYASSSDENRRFVASLDGFVPVVAGVLGNAGAGIEILELVVRILDLVMVEKGVKEQIQGLILKSNRDHLSAILLILEKGSSDSKIASARILEAIAIDPESKRSISEREGLLSVLLQLLSSQTDSSSLDSVLSCLIAITVTRQTKTQLVRSGLVQTLAKTLSTSNYPISTTEKSIKLLLTISNCRDGHQAICEDPICVAAVVQRMSMKLSSSAVEDAVTVLWSVCYLNRDSKAQEAVAKSTGLTKILLLMQTNCSANVRRMCCDLVKIFRVNSKSCLASYDTKTTHITPY; encoded by the coding sequence ATGGTGAGGAACGACCTCTTCATTAACATTCCGAGCTTTTTCAAGTGTCCCATTTCTTTGGACGTGATGAAGTCTCCGGTGAGCCTCTGCACCGGTGTCACATACGATCGCTCCAGCATACAGACATGGCTCGATAACGGCAACAACACCTGTCCTGCCACTATGCAGATTCTCCCCTCCAAGGACTTTGTCCCCAACCACACCCTCCAACGTCTCATCCAGGTCTGGGCCCAATCCTCCGCTGTCCCGTCGCCGGTGGTATCGTCGCGGCAGGTTGGGGCTTGGGTCGCCGACATTGAGAACCGCCGATTTGGTGCTCTACCGAAGATTTTGGATTACGCGTCTAGTTCTGATGAGAACAGGAGGTTTGTTGCGAGTTTGGATGGCTTTGTGCCGGTGGTGGCCGGCGTTCTGGGCAATGCCGGCGCTGGAATTGAGATTTTGGAATTGGTTGTTCGGATTTTGGATTTGGTTATGGTGGAAAAGGGAGTCAAAGAACAAATACAGGGATTGATCTTGAAAAGCAACCGCGATCACTTGTCGGCCATCCTTTTGATTCTAGAAAAAGGCAGTTCGGATTCAAAAATCGCATCGGCCAGGATTCTGGAGGCAATCGCAATTGACCCCGAATCAAAACGCTCAATCTCCGAAAGAGAAGGTCTACTGTCCGTACTGTTGCAGTTACTGAGTTCCCAGACCGATTCAAGTTCTCTCGACTCGGTCCTATCGTGCCTAATCGCCATAACCGTGACTCGCCAGACTAAAACTCAACTCGTCCGATCAGGACTCGTCCAAACCCTGGCCAAAACGCTCTCCACATCCAATTACCCGATTTCCACCACCGAGAAGTCCATAAAACTCCTCTTAACGATCTCCAACTGCCGAGACGGCCACCAAGCAATTTGCGAGGATCCGATCTGCGTGGCCGCGGTGGTGCAGAGAATGTCGATGAAACTATCGAGCTCTGCGGTGGAGGACGCGGTGACGGTACTGTGGAGCGTGTGCTATCTCAACCGAGACTCGAAGGCTCAGGAGGCGGTGGCGAAAAGCACTGGGTTGACTAAGATTCTGCTGTTGATGCAGACAAATTGTTCGGCTAATGTTCGGAGAATGTGCTGCGATTTAGTGAAGATTTTCAGAGTGAACTCCAAGTCGTGTTTGGCGAGCTATGATACCAAAACTACTCATATCACGCCTTATTAG